A segment of the Candidatus Delongbacteria bacterium genome:
GATGCTACAAAAATTTATTTAAAAATGATGGGTTTTATACCTTTCAGGTTTAATGTTGGATTGTTAGAGTATTTTTTTATAAAATTCAAAAAGAATTTTTCATGATGAAAATATCTTATAAAAATGAAAAAATATTCATTCTGTATATGTTTTCTTTCCCGTTATTAAAACCAATACTTATATATTACAAAAGTTATTCTTCTATTATTTTGGGCCTATCTACATTAATTATCATTGCCATTAGCATATTTTTAAACAAAGGTAAAATTTATCGAAATACAATTAATTCAATTATTATGATATCAGCTATAATCTTACTGTTTTTTGCAAGTTGGTTAATGACAAACAATAATGAAATATATAGGATATTCTATGAATTTATTATCTATGGTATAATACCTATTTATTTATTTTCTTTTATAAATAATTTCAAAATCATCTTATATTATTTCTCATATGCATCATTTTTTGTCTTTCTAATATATTTCTTAGATCCATTCTTTGGTTATAGAATAAGTTTGAATTATATGATATTTGGCTTTGAAATTATGTTGCCAACATTTTTTGGGTTATTTGTCGGGGCTGTGATTTTAAAACAAAAATGGATGTATATACCTATGCTTATATCATTTTTTGAAATCATTTTGTTTGCAAATAGGAGTTCAATTTCAACAGCTGTGTTTTTTCTTTTTGTGATAGGTCTTTCAAATTATAAAAGTAACATTGTTATGCTTCGTAAAGGTTTAGTTTATTTTCTTGTTTTTGCACTAATAGTTGCTGCATATGTGCCTATTCTAAATATTTTAGTTGGTTTATCAGAATACTTTTCTGTTCAAAGTTATTCGTTAACTAAAATTAGTCTTACAATAAAATATGGAATCCTAATTATGATGGAATCGAGAGTTTTAATTTGGAGTGATGCTATAGATCATATTAGTAAGAATCCTTTTTTCGGTAGTGGTATAGGTTCTTTTGAAGCAATTTACGGTCAATATTCTCACAATATATTTCTTGATATAGTAGTATATTTTGGCATTATTGGTTTGTTATTTTTTCTTTTTCTGACATTTTATTCGCTCCTCAGATTAACAAAATATAATTATTATTGTAAAATTTTTGCTGTTTTAGTTTTGTCTTCTTGGGTT
Coding sequences within it:
- a CDS encoding O-antigen ligase family protein, encoding MLISFFEIILFANRSSISTAVFFLFVIGLSNYKSNIVMLRKGLVYFLVFALIVAAYVPILNILVGLSEYFSVQSYSLTKISLTIKYGILIMMESRVLIWSDAIDHISKNPFFGSGIGSFEAIYGQYSHNIFLDIVVYFGIIGLLFFLFLTFYSLLRLTKYNYYCKIFAVLVLSSWVIPLLTSSNFFRNTNFWLFFSLILIVKRERVRIASKI